Proteins encoded in a region of the Triplophysa dalaica isolate WHDGS20190420 chromosome 10, ASM1584641v1, whole genome shotgun sequence genome:
- the LOC130430405 gene encoding uncharacterized protein LOC130430405: protein MKSYMKISLLFIISFFINGVLGDTESVNDEDSVTLHTHITELQTDDVIVWWFKDDHIARINRAVNNSDPVYESDVRFTDRLKMNPQTGDLTITNITSELTGLYQLEINRRTETMFQTFSVSLSPKVKKVKESDSVSLHIDITEEQRNEKIHWKIKHNNSLVAEIITENRKISTPFIEERFRDRLKLDDQTGDLIITHMKNEDSGQYEVNVTIGSITHTIHETFSFTDSGQSSGVIAGICVSLLVVMNAAAAGVVIYRHHKMRHQDSKKGEESVETNEPLRNGDASNGDVPPV from the exons gtgTGTTAGGTGATACAGAGTCAGTGAATGATGAAGATTCTGTGACTCTACACACTCATATTACTGAACTACAGACAGATGATGTGATAGTCTGGTGGTTTAAAGACGATCACATAGCTAGAATCAACAGAGCGGTCAACAACAGTGATCCAGTTTATGAATCTGATGTGAGATTTactgacagactgaagatgaatcctcagactggagatctcaccatcacaaacatcacatctgaactcactggactttatcaactagAGATCAACAGACGGACAGAAACAATGTTTCAAACATTCAGTGTCA gtttGTCTCCTAAAGTGAAGAAAGTGAAAGAGAGTGATTCTGTCTCTCTACACATTGATATTActgaagaacagagaaatgagaagatacactggaagatcaaacacaacaactctcttgtagctgaaatcattacagagaatagaaagatctcaacaccttttattgaagagagattcagagacagactgaagctggatgatcagactggagatctcatcatcacacacatgaagaatgaagactctGGACAGTATGAAGTAAATGTCACCATCggcagcatcacacacactatACACGAGACATTCAGTTTCACTGACTCAG GTCAGTCTTCAGGTGTGATAGCAGGAATATGTGTTTCTCTTCTCGTGGTTATgaatgctgctgctgctggtgtTGTGATCTACCGTCACCACAAAATGAGACATCAAG ATTCCAAAAAAGGGGAAGAGTCAGTGGAGACAAATGAGCCTTTGAGGAATGGAGACGCCAGCAATGGTGATGTGCCTCCAGTGTAA